The following is a genomic window from Mus pahari chromosome 1, PAHARI_EIJ_v1.1, whole genome shotgun sequence.
ACTTCTAAAAAAGACTTTACTGTTGGAAAGATagttcagaagttaagagcactggctactcttctggaggtccaaagtccaattcccagcaccgacatggtAACTCACAgcaacctgtaactctagttctaagggatctattgtcctcttctgacttccatgggaaCCAGACACACATATGCTGGCTaagacttaaatatttaaaataaaaataaatatttaaaatatttttaatattctcttcctctctcctcctctctctttctttctctctgtttgttttgcctgtttgtgtcATGTGTGTCAGGAGAGGATACTGGGACCTCCAGAACTAGAATTATGGATAGTTATGTTCTACCATATGGATGTAGGGAACCAAATtcgagtcctctgcaagagcaggaggtactcttaactactgagtcatctttctacccctccctttgtttctttcttatctatctatctatctatctatctatctatctatctatctatctatctatctatccatccatccatctatccttccttccttccttccttccttccttccttccttccttccttccttccttccttccttctgatcTAACTACCTactcacctacctacctacctacctacctacctacctacctacctatctagaCCAGGTTTTACCTTGTAGCCATAGTTGACCTAGTACTTGCTATGTACACAAGACCGATCTTTACCTTACAGatatctgtttctgcctcccaactgctgggattaaaggcatatgccatcataCACAGCATCACATTCTACTTTTAACTCCCTGGCAGAATTTAAACACTGATTACGTATCCATGATCCACCCATTCCCATGTATCTTCTTCTGTAGAGTCACACTTTCAGAAGGCACCATAGAAATGAGACCCAGGGCCCAGTATCCATTCTGACCAAGAATCCTCCATGGTGCCAGCTCCTCACAGAGCCCAGCTCAGGTGTGATGCACTGACTGTATCTCCAGCCAGGGGAACCAGTAGGGAGGGGTATCAAGGCCTCTTGGCCTCATCCACTTCCAGGAAGTACAGACCCCAGGAGCTTCTTGCTCAGGTCCCTCTTGGGCATCAGGCTGACTCCCTTAGGAAGGGTCCCCACTTGCCTCCCAGTaagttctttccttctgaagGTCATCTTTCCAGTTCTCAAATTCTTTCTTATCTGCCATCAGCTTTTGCAGAACTACCTGCAGCTGCTCCTATAAGAAAGGAATTGTAGCAGAGTCAAGCTGTGTGCTTAGGAGGATGGTTGTTCTATCCAAAGGCCAAGACCTTCTGGAAAGATAGAAAGCCAAGGTTTGCtacctttctttaaaagattgtgatatgaattatttatataacatttatatacacacatagtttAAATCTATTATGAAGAAGTAGATAAGAAACTTTTGAAAAGAAGGCAAACAGGGACAAAATCAATTTGGTCTAAGCAGTTTACAGAAACCCAGGGAATGGCAACTAGAATGTAGGagtaggaagaaaataataaggaATAAGATCACCATCTACTCAGAAAAGGATCTCCCATCTTTCAAAAAAGGTGGTCTCAAGCCATGCCAGGTATGTAGATATCAGAGAATAATTTGCAACTTGCagcaatcagttctctccttcagtgGTCTGGTTTCTGAGTTCAGACTCAGGCCATTATGCTTGGCAATAAGCCCTTAAGGCATCTCTCCCAACCCGCATCTTATTTACTTTGACATAAAATCTCAACAGTGTACAACAAACTGTAAAAACATGTGCTCTTGTTCTAGAGTTTGTCGCCCCTGGTAGATTCTCTTAGGATTAAGCTCAATGGATAGTCCCATTCTTTCAGGCCTTAGATGGTAACAGGATGGAATGAAATCCCAGGTCTGGATTCCATGATGATCAAGTAACTGAATGATCACAGGAAGTAGAGATTTTTCACCTGGTACTGTTTGCTGCTGTTTCCCACCCTCCAACCCCCCTCCTTACCTTGTACTCCTGGGCCACCTCTTCAACGAGAACTGTTTTGTGACCACGGTGCTCCTGAGATCGCTCACAAAGCCAGCAAATGGCCATCATGTCCTTCTTACAGAAGAGCTGGAGTTTCTCTCCATGCCTTGCACACTTAaactccttctgctcctcttctgGGTTAGGCTTGACCTCTTTGAGCCTCTCTACTATGTTGGCCACATATCGATTAGGCCTCAGATTCCTAAACAGGTAACTAACTCGGCACACAGGGCAAATGAACTCTTCCTTATTGCATTGGATGGATTCATAGTTCAGTGTGATGCAGGCTTGGCAGAAGCTGTGACCACAATCTGCACTCACGGGTTCCACCATCAGGTCCAGACAGATAGGACAGGTCACCTCCTCCTTTATATTCATTATGAATTGTGAAGCCATAGTTGCTGTGATCCTGTGTCTGACTGTCCTGACTCCTCGCACTTCTGCTCAGGTGCCTATGTGATTGGGATGATGAAAGTGGGGCAAGTAAGAAATGGAGCATCACTCCATTTTCTGGCTTCTTCTCCACCTCCATCAGACTCCTCAACCATACaggtaagcttcccttcccccacccatcttccGTGTTCTCTTGAGCCTTCTGGGCCAAGCCAAGCTTCCCTAAGCAGCCTGCTAGCCCAGGGAGATCTCCATTCTCCTGCCCCCTCTTAGCCCATCTATATTGGACCTGATACTCCTGAACTATACAGAACTGCAGGTCCGGAACCATATGACCCAAGTATATTCACCAAAGGCATGCCACACCAGGACCATTGGGGTTGATTCCCGCTtccaatacctactacaacaagaaCACCCAGGGACTAAAACCATCCAGATGGCTAAGGCCCTCGAAAGAACATAATCAATAAGAGTTAGGGCAATATGATACCTCCAAAGCACAGCTACCCACTACAGCAGACcttggatatcctaacacaactgaaacagaagaaaataactctaaattcaatcttataaagataatagaatcctttaaagaggaaatggataaatcccttaaagaaatacaggaacatACAATcagatagatttttttgttttttgtttgtttgtttgtttttgttttttatttcgttttgttttgttttgttttgagacagggtttctctgtgtagccatggttgtactggaactcactatgtagaccagactggcctcaaactcagaaatccNcctgcctctgcctcccaagtgctggtatgaaaggcatgcaccaccattgtcTGGCcagatagaggtctttaaaaacaaaacaaataaatctcttaaatacatacaggaaaatacaattaaaacaggtgaaggaaataaatacaaccgtgcaagacctgaaagtggaaatggaagcaataaagaaaataaaaactgaggaaatcctaAAGATTGAAAAATTGGGAAAGAGAACAGTAACAACAGATGtaaccatcaccaacagaatataagagatggaagaaagtcAGATGTAGAAGGTACAAGAGaaaaaattgatacatcagtcaaagaaaatgtcaaagctGAAATATTTCttacataaaacatccaggaaatcttggaaaccatgaaaagacctaacctaagaataatagcaatacagtcccagctccaaggcccagaaaataatcgcaacaaaatcatagaagaaaactttccaaacctaaagaaagagatgcctataaacatacaagaatctTATAGAACACCAactagattggaccagaaaacaaaatcctcCTGGCACATAATAAAGCACAAAATCctcagaacaaagaatattaaaagcgaCAGGAGCATGATGTTtactgagaggctccacccagtagctgactcagataggtacagacacccacagccaaacagtggatggaacttggggactcttatggaagaataggaggaaggaatACCAGCcctgaagaggataggaactccacaggaagaccaactaacctggatccttgggctgagtctgaaccaccaaccaaagaatatacactgGCTGGGACCTAGGCCTCCTCgcttatatgtagcagatgtgcagcttgaccttcatgtgggtcctgaacaactggaacaggggctgtcccaaaagctgttgttctactcactggactgccttgtctgacccaGTGGGAGAGCAAGTGTGGTGGCAAGTGGGTGTCTatggcacacatgtgccatgcactgaaaggcaggtctgtgggtggcctAGTGGTCCATAggtctttgtcttccttctctaCCTCTCCATTGAGTGGTGGTAGGTGGGACTCTGTATGTCTATGGCCCGCCTGTGCTTTAGGGAGAATAGGTCTATGCACTTGTGGCAAGGGGGAGCACAAGTCTATGTCTTCCTCCTCTTACGCTgcactgcctggatttgatttgattattttctaaaacCACTTTCGTCACCAAGCCAGGTATCAAGCTatgatgaacaaataaatgactgCCATCTGTTCTGCCCTTGACTGAGAGACTTATATAAgaaccaacaccaccaacaaggtgtctctttgcccactgccaggggtggtggtggggactaCTCTACATTCAGTGAGCTGTATGGATGTTGTCTTTGGCAATGGGGCCTGCAATGTCTCTTTGTGGAAAACAGCCCTCTGTCCTAACATCAGCCTGGGCTTTTTAGGGAATCTCCCAGGACCCtgctggccaacaactcaactgaaTGAAATCCAGTCCACCAGGTGAAGCCTTGCCTGActacaaaagatggccagttcagactctGTATCCTCTATTACTGAGTCCTCACTAGGGTCatcctcatagattccaggaagtttccacatCACCCGCAAATGCCCTCTAATTCAACTGACTTTCCCTgcactctcttcctccatccctttctcctaaCCTGATACGTCCTACTTCTATCCCTACCAGCCCCCTGTCCACCAGcaaatagtattttatttccccttcccagggataTACATGCTTACCCCCTAGAGCTCTTCTCTGTATCTAATCTTTCTGGGTCTCTGGATTATAGTTcaattatcatttacttaacaggcaatatccacatataagtgaatacacactgtatttgtctttctaggtct
Proteins encoded in this region:
- the Trim5 gene encoding tripartite motif-containing protein 5 isoform X2 encodes the protein MASQFIMNIKEEVTCPICLDLMVEPVSADCGHSFCQACITLNYESIQCNKEEFICPVCRVSYLFRNLRPNRYVANIVERLKEVKPNPEEEQKEFKCARHGEKLQLFCKKDMMAICWLCERSQEHRGHKTVLVEEVAQEYKEQLQVVLQKLMADKKEFENWKDDLQKERTYWENQIQKDVENVQSEFKRMRDIMDSEEKNELQKLMQEKENIINNLAESENQHAQQSKLLGDFISDVQHQLQCSDIEMLQGVENIIKRSHTFLMKKPKTIPREQRRVFRAPNLQGMLQVLQEVTEAQRYWGSPSLCPGQTFAHTFGPSPPARKVRSFLQAEAVKKSQARWV